Proteins encoded by one window of Pempheris klunzingeri isolate RE-2024b chromosome 14, fPemKlu1.hap1, whole genome shotgun sequence:
- the zswim7 gene encoding zinc finger SWIM domain-containing protein 7, whose protein sequence is MRSFLPQVAEQLFRDIQKTYQETSQIPDDLLIAMKFVFGPCALQALDLVDQRSVTCVSSPSGRKAFQVMGGSGRLYTCFVSCHYCPCPALAYTVLRRDEGLLCKHILAVYLCRAMGVTQQDSVSDQQMSMLLSGTAAP, encoded by the exons ATGCGGTCGTTTCTACCGCAGGTAGCTGAACAGCTTTTCCGAGATATTCAAAAAACATACCAGGAGACGTCTCAAA TTCCTGACGACCTGCTCATTGC GATGAAGTTTGTCTTCGGGCCTTGTGCGCTGCAGGCTTTGGACCTGGTTGACCAGCGTTCAGTCACCTGTGTGTCATCTCCCAGTGGGCGCAAAGCATTCCAg GTTATGGGAGGCTCGGGCCGTTTGTACACCTGCTTTGTGTCCTGTCACTACTGCCCGTGCCCAGCCTTGGCCTACACTGTGCTCCGCAGAGATGAGGGCCTGCTG tGCAAACACATCCTGGCAGTCTACCTGTGCCGGGCCATGGGTGTGAcccagcaggacagtgtgtccGATCAGCAGATGTCCATGCTGCTGAGCGGGACCGCAGCCCCGTGA